The Micromonospora sp. M71_S20 genome has a window encoding:
- the smpB gene encoding SsrA-binding protein SmpB: MNAARQTERRLIASNKKARHDYTILKTYEAGIVLAGTEVKSLREGRASLVDAFAQERDGELMLYGLHIAEYGFGSWTNHAPRRTRKLLLRRVEIARILERTREGGLALVPLSMYFSGGWAKVELALAKGRKSYDKRQALAERDAEREIARELGRHLKGRSTRRG; encoded by the coding sequence GTGAACGCGGCCCGGCAGACCGAGCGCAGGCTGATCGCCTCCAACAAGAAGGCGCGGCACGACTACACGATCCTCAAGACCTACGAGGCGGGCATCGTGCTCGCCGGCACCGAGGTCAAGTCGCTGCGCGAGGGCCGGGCGTCGCTGGTCGACGCGTTCGCCCAGGAGCGTGACGGCGAGCTGATGCTCTACGGGTTGCACATCGCCGAGTACGGCTTCGGCAGCTGGACCAACCACGCGCCCCGGCGCACCCGCAAGCTGCTGCTGCGCCGGGTGGAGATCGCCCGGATCCTGGAACGGACCCGCGAGGGCGGCCTGGCCCTGGTGCCCCTGTCGATGTACTTCTCCGGCGGCTGGGCGAAGGTCGAGCTGGCCCTGGCGAAGGGCAGGAAGTCGTACGACAAGCGGCAGGCGCTCGCCGAGCGCGACGCCGAGCGGGAGATCGCCCGGGAGCTGGGCCGCCACCTCAAGGGCCGCTCCACGCGGCGGGGCTGA